The Streptomyces sp. NBC_00597 DNA segment GCTTTCCAGCTTCACCAGGTCTCGAACCTTCTTGGGGTAGCGGACCTGTTCCAGGTCGACCTTCATCGCGGCGATCTTGCCGCCCGCCTTCAGTGCGGCGTCCGCCCGGTCCAGGTACTCGGGGCGGGGGATCCGCTTGCCCGCCTCGACCTTGCGGACCTGGTCCTCCCCGTACCCGACCGCCGCACCCAAGTCGGCCGCCCGCATATTGGCCGCTTCGCGCCAGGCCTTGAGCTGGCGGCCCAGCGCGGCCACCACGGCCACGCCCTGTTCGTCTTCCGGGTCGACGTCCCAGCCGGGCTCTTCCGTACCGTCACTGCTGTCCACGCTCATGCGCGCCCACCTCCGACGAGCCGATGTCCTCAGCGCCCCGTACCCGTCGGGTCCGGCCGGACAGCCCGGACAGGGCCGGACAAGCACCGGACAAGCGCGGGACGTACGGGCGGTGTTGCTTCTCACGGTACGCACGGACCGACACGCTGAGTGACGTGATTCCTCAACTCGTCGACTTTCACGTCCAGCTGTCCGCGACTCCGCGCGGGGCTCGACTCGGCCGCGTGCTGGCCGTCGAACAACTCCGCTCCTGGGGACTGCCCTTGGAGGTGCCTTCGCAGATCATCGCCGAGCTCGCCAGCAACGCGGTGACCCACGGGCGCGTGCCCGGGCGGGACTTCCGGCTGGCACTCACCGTCACGCCCGACGCGCTGCTGATCGAGGTGACGGACCCCCGGGGCGACCGGATCCCGCAGATCCACGATGCGGGGCGGGGGCTGGTGCTGGTCGAGGCGCTCGCGGGGCGTTGGGGCGTACGGGAGGGGCCGTCCCCGTGCAAGGTGGTCTGGGCGGAGGTGTTGCTCGCCACCGCGCCCTGGGGTGCCGCGATCCGGCGCGCTTAGACGCATAAAGACCAAAGAACCGGTGGAAAGAACCAACCCACCCACCCCACCCGACCCCCGGTCGCTCGGTCGGGTGAACTGTGCCAACTGGGCTGGATTTCGGGTTGGTTGGCGGGCATATGCTCGGCCCCGACAACCACAGACATGAGACGGCCCCCGGCGGGACTGGCATCCCGGTCGAGGGCCTGACCAATCAGGAAGCAGACCTTCCTCATGGCTCTTGAGCAGCCTAGCGCGCCCTCGTGCGCCTCGTCCCGGGTTCCCGACGGGACCCCCCGATCCGGTGTCATCCACGTCAACACGTGGCACGCCAGTCACTACACCGTGATCGGCAATCACCTGCTCCAGCACCGGGAGCTGTCGGCGACGGCGATCGGGATCGCGGCGCACATCCAGTCGCTGCCGGAGGGCGCCCCGGTGGGCATCAGGGCGCTCACGGACCGTTTCCCGGAGGGCGAGAAGCGCATCAGCGCCGCCCTGCGGGAGCTGGAGCGGTGCGGGTACCTGGAACGCCGGACCGAGCGGCAGGCCACGGGCCGGGTGGTGACCCGCACGTACTCGTACAACAAACCGCCGACCGGCCCGGACGGGCCGCCTCCGCCTCCGCCGGGCCGCGCGCCCGACCCGGCCCTGGACCCGACCCCGGTCCCGGTCCCGGTCCCAGCCCCGGACTCGGACCGGGAGCCGCAGCCCGGCCCGGCTCCGGAGGCCGGTCCGCGGCGGGTTCCGGACGCCGAGCCCGAGCCCGAGCACGAGCACGAGCCGCGGCACCCGCATCCCGGGGCGGCCGATCTACTCGCCGGGCTCCGCCGCTACGACCCGCGGCTGCTCCTGGCCGAGCGCGACGTGGAACGCCTCGCACCCGCCGTGTCGCTCTGGCTCG contains these protein-coding regions:
- a CDS encoding ATP-binding protein; protein product: MIPQLVDFHVQLSATPRGARLGRVLAVEQLRSWGLPLEVPSQIIAELASNAVTHGRVPGRDFRLALTVTPDALLIEVTDPRGDRIPQIHDAGRGLVLVEALAGRWGVREGPSPCKVVWAEVLLATAPWGAAIRRA
- a CDS encoding helix-turn-helix domain-containing protein, translated to MIGNHLLQHRELSATAIGIAAHIQSLPEGAPVGIRALTDRFPEGEKRISAALRELERCGYLERRTERQATGRVVTRTYSYNKPPTGPDGPPPPPPGRAPDPALDPTPVPVPVPAPDSDREPQPGPAPEAGPRRVPDAEPEPEHEHEPRHPHPGAADLLAGLRRYDPRLLLAERDVERLAPAVSLWLDRGADPEAVGLALSAKLPEPMRSPASVLAYRLKALLPPHLPLAPVASAKPVRRPDPFQTCDGCERAFRAPYPGGRCGDCSSGAGAAVAA